In Paenibacillus sp. G2S3, a single window of DNA contains:
- the rpsB gene encoding 30S ribosomal protein S2: MAVISMKQLLEAGVHFGHQTRRWNPKMDRYIFTERNGIYIIDLQKTVKKVEEAYNFVKSVAGDNGTILFVGTKKQAQDSVKEEAERSGMFFINQRWLGGTLTNFQTIQKRIDRLKKLESWEEDGTFEVLPKKEVILLRKEKDRLEKFLGGIKNMKGLPSALFIIDPRKERIAVAEARKLGIPIVAIVDTNCDPDEIDYVIPGNDDAIRAVKLLTGKMADAVVEAHQGEDTTTA, encoded by the coding sequence ATGGCAGTAATCTCCATGAAACAGCTTCTAGAAGCTGGGGTACACTTCGGTCACCAGACTCGTCGTTGGAACCCAAAGATGGATCGTTATATCTTCACTGAAAGAAACGGAATTTACATTATTGACTTGCAAAAAACAGTCAAGAAGGTAGAAGAAGCTTACAACTTTGTAAAAAGCGTCGCTGGTGACAACGGCACAATCCTATTCGTAGGAACAAAGAAACAAGCACAAGACTCCGTAAAAGAAGAAGCAGAACGTTCCGGTATGTTCTTCATTAACCAACGTTGGTTGGGCGGAACTCTTACTAACTTCCAAACTATCCAAAAACGTATTGATCGTTTGAAGAAATTGGAATCTTGGGAAGAGGACGGCACTTTCGAAGTTCTACCTAAGAAAGAAGTTATTCTTCTTCGCAAAGAAAAAGATCGTCTTGAAAAATTCTTGGGCGGTATCAAGAACATGAAAGGTCTACCAAGCGCGTTGTTCATCATTGACCCGCGTAAAGAGCGTATTGCAGTTGCAGAAGCTCGCAAATTGGGTATTCCAATCGTAGCTATCGTTGATACTAACTGTGATCCAGACGAAATCGACTACGTAATTCCAGGTAACGACGACGCTATCCGCGCCGTGAAATTGTTGACTGGTAAAATGGCAGACGCTGTTGTTGAAGCTCACCAAGGCGAAGACACAACTACTGCTTAA
- a CDS encoding FapA family protein, producing the protein MIGQHALDQYLSITFSDDKGIAYLQFSKKDENFSCSPIELESFLHSHNIRYGVQRDVVERICSHPEEFFWSKVAIAMGEPAVHGIDGRIMLTVDLEEDRKPLEKADGKVDYKDLVRLRNVLKGKLIARIIPAQPGKHGKTVTGDELAFRAGREAHFKVGKNVLVDNNGTSMYAAIDGLVTLTDSGKINVFPVYEVNGDVDYSTGNIDFVGTVVIRGNVLSGFSVKSAGDIRVVGGVEGAELISGGSIEITGGIIGYNKGHVTAGKNVKVSFIQDGNVTAGEDVIVSQSIMHSNIRAGRDVLCNGAKGLIVGGTVQSGERVVARTIGNTMSTATAIEVGVVPELRNEINELRQSLRQLLENEDKTSKALYLLNQLATNGQLPADKVALRVKLNATKQSHQREEKRIKERVLEIERMLEDTGRARVEVIKTIYGGSKIMIGRYTRFVKDPTERVVFVYSEGDISLTPYN; encoded by the coding sequence TTGATCGGTCAACATGCTTTGGATCAGTACTTAAGTATTACTTTTTCGGATGACAAAGGGATCGCGTATTTGCAGTTCTCCAAAAAAGATGAGAATTTTTCCTGCTCACCTATAGAATTGGAAAGCTTCCTGCATAGTCACAATATTCGCTACGGGGTCCAGCGTGATGTTGTTGAACGGATTTGTAGTCATCCGGAGGAGTTTTTTTGGAGTAAAGTCGCTATTGCTATGGGCGAACCTGCTGTACATGGAATCGACGGGCGTATTATGCTCACTGTTGATTTAGAAGAGGATCGCAAGCCGCTTGAAAAAGCAGATGGTAAGGTTGATTATAAGGATTTAGTTCGACTTCGTAACGTGCTCAAGGGAAAGTTGATAGCTAGAATTATTCCTGCTCAGCCTGGTAAGCATGGAAAGACTGTAACTGGTGATGAGCTTGCTTTCAGAGCTGGAAGGGAAGCTCATTTTAAAGTCGGAAAGAACGTACTCGTTGATAACAATGGAACTTCGATGTATGCCGCAATTGACGGTCTTGTTACTTTAACCGATAGCGGTAAAATCAATGTGTTTCCTGTATATGAAGTGAATGGTGATGTAGACTACAGTACTGGGAATATTGATTTTGTAGGTACTGTTGTTATTCGAGGAAACGTACTTTCAGGATTTTCTGTAAAGTCTGCTGGTGATATTCGTGTAGTTGGTGGAGTAGAAGGGGCAGAATTAATCTCTGGTGGATCCATTGAAATTACGGGTGGAATTATCGGCTATAACAAAGGACATGTAACCGCTGGGAAAAATGTTAAGGTCTCTTTTATTCAAGATGGTAATGTAACAGCCGGTGAAGATGTCATCGTATCCCAGAGCATTATGCATTCCAATATACGTGCGGGCAGAGATGTTCTTTGTAACGGAGCTAAGGGATTGATTGTTGGCGGAACTGTTCAGTCTGGAGAAAGAGTCGTAGCACGTACGATAGGCAATACCATGTCCACAGCGACTGCAATTGAGGTAGGTGTTGTACCTGAGCTCAGAAATGAGATTAACGAGCTGCGTCAATCACTGCGTCAGTTACTTGAAAATGAGGACAAAACCTCTAAAGCGTTGTATCTATTAAATCAATTGGCAACTAACGGTCAACTGCCTGCAGATAAAGTGGCGCTTCGCGTTAAATTGAATGCAACCAAACAATCTCATCAACGTGAGGAAAAAAGAATTAAAGAACGTGTGCTAGAGATTGAAAGAATGCTAGAAGATACAGGCAGAGCTAGAGTTGAAGTGATCAAAACGATCTATGGCGGATCCAAAATTATGATCGGTAGATATACTCGATTTGTAAAGGACCCCACAGAACGAGTTGTGTTTGTTTATAGTGAAGGTGATATATCCTTAACGCCATACAATTAA
- a CDS encoding endolytic transglycosylase MltG: protein MMKNRSFLFGLGTGLIAGALLLQLMISGGVAPLTKEQVIQGAEKLNLKVIDESTESPTEESALEDADQDQKTDALNDGSTENVAPSEPAVAASPAPVVSPTVSDNPNKVIPPKEPSTPKEGTVEKPKVTTAPSAVSPDKPKVTANAGVVVRIPSGSTLTETANILEKAEVIKDKASFLESANKRKINTKIQSGSYNFNKDESLDSILEKLISFQ, encoded by the coding sequence ATGATGAAGAACCGTTCTTTTTTGTTTGGACTTGGCACAGGGCTAATTGCAGGCGCACTATTGCTTCAATTAATGATATCCGGTGGAGTGGCTCCACTCACCAAGGAACAGGTAATACAAGGTGCTGAGAAATTGAACTTGAAGGTTATCGACGAATCTACTGAATCTCCTACGGAAGAGTCTGCTTTGGAAGATGCTGATCAAGATCAGAAGACAGACGCTCTTAATGATGGAAGTACGGAGAACGTGGCACCTTCTGAACCTGCAGTAGCGGCTTCTCCCGCTCCTGTAGTGTCTCCTACAGTATCGGACAACCCCAATAAGGTTATCCCTCCTAAAGAGCCATCAACGCCTAAGGAAGGGACTGTTGAGAAGCCAAAGGTCACTACTGCACCTTCTGCTGTTTCGCCTGATAAGCCTAAAGTCACTGCGAATGCAGGGGTTGTTGTTCGTATACCTTCAGGAAGCACACTGACAGAAACAGCAAATATTTTGGAGAAGGCTGAAGTCATTAAAGATAAGGCTAGTTTTCTTGAATCCGCCAATAAACGTAAGATCAATACGAAAATTCAATCGGGTTCTTACAACTTTAATAAAGACGAGAGTCTAGATTCTATACTAGAAAAATTAATAAGTTTTCAATAA
- a CDS encoding chemotaxis protein CheW, which translates to MAEDIKVIVFKLGSEEYGIEVEKVQTIERMMPITRVPKTYSFIKGVINLRGVVIPVIDLRGRFGIEEAEHTDQTRVIIVSVNEMEVGFIVDSANDVIDLNRDSIDTPPDVVGGIKAKYLDGVAKIGEERLLIMLNLSEVLNKGEIVQLESLEG; encoded by the coding sequence ATGGCTGAAGATATTAAAGTGATAGTGTTCAAATTAGGCTCAGAGGAATACGGTATCGAAGTGGAGAAGGTACAAACAATTGAGCGCATGATGCCAATTACCCGCGTACCTAAAACGTATTCTTTTATCAAAGGTGTAATTAATTTACGTGGTGTTGTAATTCCTGTGATTGACCTTCGGGGCCGCTTTGGGATCGAAGAGGCGGAGCACACGGATCAGACTCGTGTAATTATCGTATCTGTTAATGAAATGGAAGTAGGTTTCATTGTAGATTCAGCAAATGATGTAATAGATTTGAACAGAGATTCTATCGATACACCTCCAGATGTTGTTGGCGGCATCAAAGCGAAATATTTAGATGGGGTGGCCAAGATAGGTGAAGAGCGCTTGCTGATCATGCTCAATTTGTCAGAAGTGCTTAACAAAGGTGAAATCGTTCAATTAGAAAGCCTAGAGGGCTAA
- a CDS encoding chemotaxis protein CheA — MDMNQYLSMFIDESNDHLQSLNESMMGLEANPEDLSIVQVIFRSAHTLKGMAATMGFEDLASLTHQMENVLDLVRNNKLRMQDFIFDTLFKSLDALESMVEDITRGGEGKADVSAIVSSLQAIVRGEIPVEGGAASVGASPAAQAAETPIHLDEFQFSVLEQSIQEGHHALYVDVTIRKDCQLKAVRAYMVFDLLERSGEVVKSFPSVQDIEQEKFDQSFSLYYITQKTADQIQAMIMNLSEIDKVTAVALDQESLKMLGQESAAAVSEVAATATEVETAPAPVASAKPLPTKDEGNKPGAAKAGGAPSRTIRVDIERLDVLMNLFSELLIDRVRLEQLASEVQNGDLTETVEHMGRVSGDLQNIVMKLRMVPVDTVFNRFPRMVRDLAKSLDKKVDLIVTGAETELDRTVIDEIGDPLVHLLRNAVDHGIESIADRIAAGKPETGTVHLRAFHSGNHVFIEIEEDGTGIYPDKVLKSAVKKGVITQEQAANMTDEEAYQLLFAPGFSTAEVISDVSGRGVGLDVVKAKISSLGGNVTIYSSPGKGTNFSVQLPLTLSIIAAMLIRLGSEKYAIPLSSIVETGIVKNTQIRTIHGNKMLEFRNSHIPLVSLSRLFSVPDYDESTEEETEIVVVRKGERLVALAVQDFIGQNEIVIKNLGKYLPETPGISGATILGDGQVALIIDPNAFIK; from the coding sequence ATGGACATGAACCAATATTTATCCATGTTTATTGATGAGTCGAATGATCATCTGCAGTCATTGAACGAGAGCATGATGGGGCTGGAAGCGAATCCTGAGGATCTTAGTATCGTACAAGTCATATTCCGCTCTGCGCACACCTTAAAAGGTATGGCAGCGACAATGGGCTTTGAAGATTTAGCTTCACTTACACATCAAATGGAAAATGTGTTGGATCTTGTACGTAATAACAAGCTGCGCATGCAGGATTTCATTTTTGATACGTTATTCAAAAGTTTGGATGCCTTAGAGTCTATGGTTGAGGATATTACTAGAGGTGGCGAAGGTAAAGCAGATGTATCAGCCATTGTCTCATCCTTACAGGCTATTGTTCGGGGTGAGATTCCTGTTGAAGGCGGCGCAGCATCTGTTGGAGCTTCACCTGCTGCACAAGCGGCTGAAACTCCGATTCATTTGGACGAGTTCCAATTTTCAGTTCTAGAACAATCGATTCAGGAAGGGCACCATGCATTGTATGTGGACGTAACGATCCGTAAGGATTGTCAACTTAAAGCTGTACGTGCATACATGGTGTTTGATCTACTCGAACGTTCGGGTGAAGTGGTTAAATCCTTCCCTTCCGTTCAAGATATAGAACAAGAGAAATTTGACCAAAGCTTCTCACTCTATTACATAACCCAAAAAACCGCTGATCAGATTCAGGCCATGATTATGAATTTGTCTGAAATTGATAAAGTAACAGCAGTAGCACTAGATCAAGAATCCTTGAAAATGCTTGGTCAAGAATCGGCAGCTGCCGTGTCAGAGGTTGCTGCAACAGCGACTGAAGTGGAAACAGCTCCTGCTCCAGTAGCATCGGCTAAACCATTGCCAACCAAAGATGAAGGCAATAAGCCAGGAGCAGCCAAAGCAGGAGGGGCACCTTCACGTACGATTCGCGTAGATATTGAACGTTTAGACGTGCTCATGAATCTATTTAGTGAACTTCTGATTGACCGAGTTCGTTTGGAGCAGCTGGCATCAGAGGTTCAGAATGGTGATCTTACGGAAACCGTCGAGCATATGGGCAGAGTAAGCGGAGATCTCCAGAATATTGTGATGAAGCTTCGAATGGTTCCAGTAGATACCGTATTTAATCGGTTCCCACGTATGGTTCGTGATCTAGCTAAGTCGCTGGACAAGAAAGTAGATCTAATCGTAACAGGTGCTGAAACGGAGCTTGACCGGACGGTAATTGATGAAATTGGTGATCCGCTAGTGCATTTATTGCGTAATGCGGTTGATCACGGTATTGAATCCATTGCTGACCGGATTGCCGCTGGTAAACCAGAGACTGGAACAGTCCATCTACGAGCTTTCCACAGTGGAAATCATGTCTTCATTGAAATCGAAGAAGATGGAACAGGCATTTATCCAGATAAGGTTCTAAAGTCTGCTGTGAAAAAAGGCGTGATCACGCAAGAGCAAGCAGCGAATATGACGGATGAGGAAGCTTATCAATTACTATTTGCACCAGGTTTCAGCACGGCAGAAGTTATTTCTGATGTCTCAGGTCGTGGTGTAGGACTGGATGTTGTAAAAGCTAAGATCTCTTCTCTGGGTGGTAATGTAACGATCTATTCTTCACCAGGCAAAGGTACGAATTTCTCAGTTCAGTTGCCACTTACTCTATCTATTATTGCGGCCATGCTTATTCGATTGGGCTCTGAGAAGTATGCCATTCCATTATCCTCTATTGTGGAAACTGGAATCGTGAAGAACACTCAAATTCGTACGATTCATGGCAACAAAATGTTAGAATTCCGGAATTCTCATATTCCACTAGTTTCTCTTAGTCGCCTATTTTCGGTACCTGATTATGATGAGAGTACTGAAGAAGAGACTGAGATCGTAGTTGTGCGTAAGGGAGAACGTCTTGTGGCCTTAGCTGTACAGGATTTTATTGGTCAGAACGAGATCGTCATCAAGAATCTGGGTAAATATTTACCTGAAACACCAGGGATATCTGGCGCAACGATACTTGGAGATGGTCAAGTAGCACTTATTATCGATCCGAACGCTTTTATTAAATAA
- a CDS encoding chemotaxis protein CheD — protein MIEEQSIIKVGMADLNVGSQDSLIRTTGLGSCVGLTLFDPGKKLAGMAHVMLPTSEIAREGQLNIAKFADTAVPELLSRLLELGAVRSRIVAKMAGGSQMFAFAGGSDTMRIGPRNVESCKLALEHLKIPLIAEDTGGNYGRTIEIACNTGVLFIRSVQKGTKEI, from the coding sequence ATGATTGAAGAACAAAGCATCATTAAAGTAGGGATGGCAGATCTTAACGTTGGAAGCCAGGATAGTTTGATTCGTACAACGGGTCTTGGCTCCTGCGTGGGATTGACATTGTTTGACCCTGGAAAAAAACTCGCAGGAATGGCGCATGTAATGCTCCCTACTTCTGAGATTGCTAGGGAAGGACAATTAAACATCGCTAAATTTGCAGATACTGCAGTGCCGGAGCTCTTATCCCGTTTGCTGGAGCTTGGTGCGGTTCGGAGTCGGATCGTAGCCAAGATGGCAGGAGGATCACAAATGTTTGCCTTTGCCGGGGGGAGCGACACCATGAGGATCGGGCCTCGTAATGTTGAATCTTGTAAACTTGCTCTTGAGCATTTGAAAATTCCGTTAATTGCGGAAGACACGGGCGGCAATTATGGCCGTACGATAGAAATTGCCTGCAACACTGGTGTATTGTTCATCCGCAGTGTGCAAAAAGGCACTAAGGAAATATAA
- a CDS encoding chemotaxis protein CheC, which translates to MELFKHYKDFKMDVLKEVGNIGAGNAATALSQLLNKPIDMAVPKVQLLNFEEITDKVGGAEELVYAVFLRVEGEAPGNLFFILSPEAALNLLSRIAGIEIFSDQELGEMELSALSEIGNILAGSYLSSLADFTSLSMYPTVPALAMDMAGAILSYGLLQFGQMGDDALLIDTTFFEGKNEIEGQFFLIPDPESFPKIFKSLGVPFEND; encoded by the coding sequence GTGGAATTATTTAAGCACTATAAGGATTTTAAAATGGATGTGCTTAAGGAAGTCGGGAATATTGGAGCTGGAAATGCAGCCACCGCATTATCACAGCTCTTGAATAAGCCAATCGATATGGCTGTTCCCAAGGTACAGCTTCTCAACTTTGAAGAGATTACGGACAAAGTTGGTGGAGCTGAAGAATTAGTATATGCGGTTTTCTTACGTGTAGAGGGTGAAGCTCCGGGTAACCTGTTTTTCATTCTTTCACCGGAAGCTGCTTTGAACTTACTTAGTCGTATTGCAGGTATCGAGATTTTTAGTGACCAAGAACTTGGAGAAATGGAGCTTTCCGCGCTGAGTGAAATTGGTAATATTTTAGCCGGGTCGTACCTATCTTCTCTTGCAGACTTCACCTCACTTTCTATGTATCCAACAGTACCTGCACTTGCCATGGATATGGCTGGAGCCATCCTAAGCTACGGTTTGCTGCAATTTGGGCAAATGGGTGACGATGCATTGTTGATCGATACTACCTTCTTTGAGGGGAAAAACGAAATTGAAGGGCAATTTTTCCTTATTCCCGATCCGGAATCATTCCCGAAAATCTTCAAATCGCTAGGAGTTCCGTTTGAAAATGATTGA
- a CDS encoding FliA/WhiG family RNA polymerase sigma factor, with protein sequence MNERKASQLETDELWEQWKEHGDPEAKKKLIESYLHIVDYVSSRLAVGLPKNVSKDDLASNGVMGLIDAIEKFDYKRGLQFQTYASWRVRGAILDSLRQSDWVPRSVREKAKKIEDAYQQLEQKYLRSVSDEEMSLYLDISVTEFQNMLQDVAVMSLCSLEDPIREEESETRMSILVDDKAKNPDSKVNEFYLREALTKGIEKLTVKERTVVSLLYYEDLSLSEIAEVMSLSPSRISQLHSKAILRLRGTLEKNRDLLMQND encoded by the coding sequence TTGAACGAGCGTAAAGCTTCTCAATTGGAAACTGACGAGCTATGGGAACAGTGGAAAGAACACGGTGACCCTGAAGCCAAAAAGAAGCTGATAGAGAGTTATCTCCATATTGTTGATTATGTATCCAGCCGTTTGGCTGTAGGGTTACCCAAAAATGTATCTAAAGATGATCTAGCTAGCAATGGAGTAATGGGATTAATTGATGCAATTGAAAAATTCGACTACAAACGAGGATTGCAATTTCAGACCTATGCTTCCTGGCGTGTACGTGGTGCGATTTTAGATTCATTACGCCAGAGTGACTGGGTACCTAGATCTGTGCGGGAAAAAGCTAAAAAAATCGAGGACGCTTATCAGCAGTTGGAACAGAAGTACCTAAGATCCGTTAGTGATGAGGAAATGAGTCTATACCTGGATATTAGTGTAACAGAATTTCAAAATATGTTGCAGGATGTGGCTGTAATGTCACTATGTTCACTGGAAGACCCGATTCGTGAAGAGGAATCAGAGACCCGAATGTCCATACTGGTGGACGATAAAGCTAAGAATCCGGATAGTAAGGTGAATGAGTTTTACTTACGAGAAGCCCTCACCAAAGGAATTGAGAAATTAACGGTGAAAGAACGGACCGTTGTGTCCCTTTTATATTATGAAGATTTATCATTGAGCGAAATCGCAGAGGTCATGTCATTATCTCCTTCACGGATTTCGCAGCTTCACTCCAAGGCTATTTTACGGCTGAGGGGTACGCTTGAGAAGAATCGCGATCTACTTATGCAGAACGATTAA
- the pyrH gene encoding UMP kinase, which yields MEQPVFKRVVLKVSGESLAGQNGYGIDADMIISIAEQIKEVVELGVQVAIVCGGGNIWRGIAGSASGIDRATADYMGMLATVMNSLALQDALEQIDVPTRVQTSISMQQIAEPYIRRRAIRHLEKGRVVIFAAGTGNPFFSTDTTAALRAAEIEAEVILMAKNKVDGVYSADPFKDSTAEKFEQLTYMDVLNKNLGVMDSTASSLCMDNNIPLIVFAITEQGNIKRVVLGEKIGTIVKGSVD from the coding sequence TTGGAACAGCCGGTATTTAAGAGAGTAGTCCTTAAGGTAAGTGGAGAGTCTTTGGCAGGACAAAACGGATATGGTATTGATGCCGACATGATTATTTCCATCGCTGAACAGATCAAGGAAGTTGTAGAGCTTGGCGTTCAGGTTGCGATTGTTTGTGGCGGAGGTAATATTTGGCGCGGGATCGCTGGTAGCGCAAGTGGCATAGATCGTGCTACTGCAGATTATATGGGCATGCTGGCAACGGTAATGAATTCACTTGCTCTGCAGGATGCATTAGAGCAAATCGATGTGCCAACAAGAGTGCAGACTTCAATCTCGATGCAGCAAATTGCTGAACCGTACATTCGTCGTCGTGCGATTCGCCACTTGGAGAAGGGCCGCGTTGTTATTTTTGCAGCAGGCACAGGTAATCCATTCTTCTCAACAGATACTACTGCAGCACTTAGAGCGGCAGAGATCGAAGCAGAAGTTATTCTGATGGCGAAGAACAAGGTTGATGGTGTATATTCAGCAGATCCGTTTAAAGACAGCACAGCCGAGAAATTTGAACAGCTCACTTACATGGATGTTCTGAACAAAAACCTTGGTGTTATGGATTCAACAGCTTCATCTCTATGCATGGATAATAATATACCGCTCATTGTATTTGCCATTACTGAACAAGGCAATATCAAACGTGTCGTTCTCGGTGAGAAGATCGGGACGATTGTTAAAGGGAGTGTAGATTAA
- a CDS encoding chemotaxis response regulator protein-glutamate methylesterase: protein MKPYKVLVVDDSAFMRKIISDLIENDADFQVTATATNGREAIEKINKLRPDLVTMDVEMPEMNGLEALKIIMASDPLPVIMLSGINEEGMKETILALEWGAFDFIRKPSITNSQDITGVGESLREQMKEAMLAREQREARASAFKLPDITPLEPLLPTAARLIPDKPKAAFKSSLKDEGIRKPRGKQPIDSTIPKKTTKPIISTKTPVSEKSKPKSKVESKPIPPKPVLETKVEVSSDPPGLSRDRMVGSKNLQKLVAVGCSTGGPRALKVLLEKIPADFPAPIVIVQHMPPNFTKSLAQRLNTFSPLEVLEAEQGMILRKGAAYIAPGGYHLQVTPSSKGQYAVVLTKEEARNGHRPSVDVLFESLLPLTSLDRHVLLMTGMGSDGARMMKSLYDSGVTSTFAESEETCVVYGMPRSAVELQCVKYVLPLQEIAPRLVQAVK, encoded by the coding sequence ATGAAGCCATATAAAGTTTTGGTTGTTGATGATTCTGCATTTATGCGCAAGATCATTTCCGATTTAATTGAAAATGACGCTGACTTTCAGGTGACGGCAACAGCTACAAATGGTCGTGAGGCTATCGAGAAAATAAACAAGCTTCGACCGGATTTAGTTACTATGGATGTGGAAATGCCGGAGATGAACGGCCTGGAAGCGCTGAAAATAATAATGGCGTCAGATCCGCTGCCAGTGATTATGCTGTCAGGCATCAATGAAGAAGGCATGAAGGAAACCATTCTTGCACTGGAATGGGGCGCTTTTGATTTCATTCGTAAACCTTCAATAACTAACTCTCAGGATATAACGGGGGTAGGGGAATCCCTAAGAGAGCAAATGAAAGAAGCTATGTTGGCTCGAGAGCAGCGTGAAGCGCGAGCATCTGCATTTAAGCTGCCTGACATTACGCCTTTAGAGCCATTACTGCCGACTGCAGCGAGGTTGATACCAGACAAACCTAAGGCTGCGTTTAAATCTTCTCTCAAAGATGAAGGAATAAGAAAACCTCGGGGAAAACAGCCAATAGATAGTACAATCCCTAAAAAAACAACTAAACCAATCATCTCTACTAAAACACCGGTATCCGAAAAGAGCAAACCAAAGTCAAAAGTAGAGAGTAAACCAATTCCACCCAAACCGGTGCTAGAAACTAAAGTGGAGGTATCCTCTGATCCTCCGGGACTTTCTAGGGATCGAATGGTTGGTAGCAAGAATTTGCAAAAATTAGTTGCTGTCGGTTGTTCTACAGGCGGCCCCCGTGCACTTAAGGTGCTCTTGGAGAAAATCCCAGCGGATTTCCCGGCTCCTATAGTTATAGTGCAGCATATGCCGCCGAACTTCACGAAATCACTGGCCCAGCGACTGAATACATTCAGTCCGCTAGAAGTGTTAGAAGCAGAGCAGGGGATGATATTACGAAAAGGAGCTGCTTACATTGCGCCTGGAGGCTATCATTTACAAGTTACCCCATCATCTAAAGGGCAATATGCAGTTGTACTCACGAAGGAGGAGGCACGAAATGGCCATCGGCCTTCAGTGGATGTTTTATTCGAATCCTTACTTCCACTCACATCGCTAGATAGGCACGTGTTGCTGATGACAGGGATGGGGAGTGATGGTGCGAGGATGATGAAATCTCTCTATGACTCAGGGGTTACCTCAACTTTTGCTGAAAGTGAAGAGACCTGTGTCGTTTATGGGATGCCGCGATCCGCGGTGGAATTGCAGTGCGTCAAATATGTACTGCCTTTGCAAGAAATTGCTCCAAGGCTAGTGCAAGCCGTTAAATAA
- the tsf gene encoding translation elongation factor Ts, which yields MAVDAKAVKELRERTGAGMLDCKKALEEANNDITKAAELLREKGLSAAANKAGRIATEGVVESYIHAGGRIGVLVEINCETDFVGKTDSFKEFARDIAMQIAAANPRYVRREEVPQADVEKEKEILKAQALNEGKPEKIIEKMVEGRISKYYEEYCLLEQTFVKDPDKTISQLLNEKISTIGENISIRRFARFELGEGLEKKVDNFVEEVMAQVNN from the coding sequence ATGGCAGTTGATGCAAAAGCAGTAAAAGAACTTCGTGAAAGAACAGGCGCTGGTATGCTTGATTGTAAAAAAGCGCTTGAAGAAGCAAATAACGATATCACTAAAGCAGCAGAATTGCTTCGTGAAAAAGGTCTGTCCGCAGCAGCAAACAAAGCAGGACGTATTGCTACTGAAGGCGTTGTAGAATCTTACATCCACGCTGGCGGCCGTATTGGTGTACTTGTAGAAATCAACTGCGAAACTGACTTTGTAGGTAAAACAGATTCCTTCAAGGAATTTGCTCGCGATATCGCTATGCAAATCGCTGCAGCAAACCCACGTTATGTTCGTCGTGAAGAAGTTCCACAAGCAGATGTAGAAAAAGAAAAAGAAATCCTGAAAGCTCAAGCTTTGAACGAAGGTAAGCCTGAGAAAATCATTGAAAAAATGGTTGAAGGACGTATTAGTAAATATTACGAAGAATATTGCTTGCTTGAGCAAACCTTCGTTAAAGACCCTGACAAAACGATCTCCCAATTGCTGAACGAAAAAATCAGCACAATCGGAGAGAACATCTCGATCCGTCGTTTTGCTCGTTTTGAACTAGGCGAAGGTTTGGAAAAGAAAGTGGATAACTTTGTTGAAGAAGTTATGGCACAAGTAAATAACTAA